One segment of Scomber scombrus chromosome 3, fScoSco1.1, whole genome shotgun sequence DNA contains the following:
- the nop56 gene encoding nucleolar protein 56 translates to MVLLHVLFEHAAGYALFAVKEVEEIGMLLPQVEESVLSIGKFNNMVSLAAFFPFKSAQAALENMNAISEGVVHEDLKLFLETNLPLSAKKKASLGVSDAKIGAALQEEFNLSIQTGGVVAEISRGVRLHFHSLVKGLTGLAASKAQLGLGHSYSRAKVKFNVNRADNMIIQSIALLDQLDKDINTFSMRVREWYGYHFPELIKIVSDNSMYCRMAQLIGNRKELSEENLESMEEVVMDSAKAQAILDASRSSMGMDISPIDLINIESFSNRVVSLANYRLELQEYLRSKMSQVAPNLAALIGEVVGARLISHAGSLTNLAKYPASTVQILGAEKALFRALKTKGNTPKYGLIFHSTFIGRAAAKNKGRISRYLANKCTIASRIDCFSEVPTCVFGDKLREQVEERLTFYETGNVPRKNVDVMKDAVKEATDVAAEIKRKLEKKEKKRKKREKKLQEENGDANGEAEVENGEADATLAKKKKPAAEEMEVEAENGEEETPAKKKKKRKSEAAEVEAPAEEAEVTTTPAKKKKKQKTEAVDTEPAEETSETPVSEKKKKKKKKENGD, encoded by the exons ATG GTGCTGTTGCATGTGTTGTTCGAGCATGCAGCTGGATATGCGTTGTTTGCCGTCAAGGAGGTGGAGGAAATTGGCATGCTGCTGCCTCAG GTTGAGGAGAGTGTGCTGAGCATCGGGAAGTTCAACAACATGGTGAGCCTGGCTGCCTTCTTCCCTTTCAAGTCTGCCCAGGCTGCCCTAGAGAACATGAACGCCATCTCTGAAG GTGTGGTTCATGAAGACCTGAAGTTGTTCCTAGAGACAAACCTGCCTCTCTCTGCGAAGAAAAAAGCGTCGTTGGGGGTTTCAGATGCAAAAATTGGAGCAGCGTTACAAGAAGAATTTAACCTTTCCATCCAGACAGGTGGAGTGGTGGCAGAGATATCTAGAG GTGTGCGTTTGCACTTCCACTCTCTGGTGAAGGGTCTGACGGGACTGGCTGCCTCCAAGGCACAGCTGGGTCTCGGCCACAGCTACTCCAGAGCCAAGGTCAAATTCAATGTCAACAGGGCTGACAACATGATCATCCAATCCATTGCTCTGTTGGATCAGCTGGACAAGGAcatcaacactttctccatgcgTGTCCG tgAGTGGTATGGTTACCACTTCCCAGAGCTGATCAAGATTGTGTCAGACAACTCTATGTACTGCCGTATGGCTCAGCTCATTGGCAACAGGAAGGAGCTGTCAGAGGAGAATCTGGAGAGCATGGAGGAGGTGGTGATGGACAGCGCCAAGGCTCAGGCCATCCTGGATGCATCGCGCTCTTCAATGG GTATGGATATCTCTCCAATTGACTTGATCAACATAGAGAGCTTCTCCAATCGTGTTGTGTCTCTAGCCAATTATCGACTGGAGCTGCAGGAGTACCTGCGATCCAAGATGAGCCAGGTGGCTCCAAACCTAGCAGCCTTAATTGGAGAAGTG GTGGGTGCTCGTCTGATTTCTCATGCCGGCAGTCTGACCAACCTGGCCAAGTACCCGGCCTCCACCGTTCAGATCCTGGGAGCAGAAAAGGCCCTCTTCAG AGCCCTAAAGACAAAAGGCAACACCCCGAAGTACGGACTCATCTTCCACTCTACCTTCATTGGACGAGCCGCCGCCAAGAACAAAGGCCGCATCTCCAGATATCTGGCAAACAAATGCACCATCGCGTCCCGCATCGACTGTTTCTCAG AGGTACCCACATGTGTGTTTGGTGACAAGCTGCGTGAACAGGTGGAAGAGCGCCTGACTTTCTATGAGACCGGGAATGTACCTCGGAAGAACGTGGAtgtgatgaaagatgctgtgaAAGAG GCTACTGATGTGGCAGCTGAGATCAAGCGGAAActggagaagaaggaaaagaaacgTAAGAAGCGTGAAAAGAAGTTGCAAGAAGAAAATGGTGACGCTAACGGTGAAGCTGAG GTGGAGAACGGAGAAGCTGACGCCACCTTagcgaagaagaagaaaccagCAGCTGAGGAGATGGAGGTGGAAGCAGAGAATGGAGAAGAGGAAACtccagcaaagaagaaaaagaagcgAAAGTCTGAGGCCGCGGAGGTAGAGGCCCCAGCAGAGGAGGCGGAGGTCACCACTACTCcagccaagaaaaaaaagaaacaaaagactgAGGCTGTGGACACAGAGCCAGCAGAGGAAACCTCAGAAACACCAGTGtctgagaagaaaaagaaaaaaaagaaaaaggagaacgGCGACTAA